Genomic segment of Candidatus Thermoplasmatota archaeon:
AGCAGAACACAGGACAATTCCGACTATGAGAGCATATAGAGTTACTATGATTTTTTGCATATAAAATCCCCGCTACCATCGATTCATAATTTATGTATTTTTCTATGAACGAAAGCGGTAAAAACTAGAATATTGTTTCACCGTACCACAAAGTATGAAAATAAAAGCAATCAAACTCAAAGTCATTGAAGCCAGACGATATGCTGAACCAGATGACAAACCAAAACAAATCCGTATCGATCATAACAGCCAGATATCCCAGATACAAAATCCTTCAGATCATGTAACGCACGTTGATTTTTCATATACTGCAAGTTACGGACCGATAGGCATGATAAAAATCGAGGGGGTCATAGTCTGTGACTACGATGATGCAAAGAAACTTACACAAGAGTGGTTCGAAACAAGAAAAATCCCAGATCATCTTGCAAGCACAATTCATACTGCAGTCATGCATACCTGCGTCCCTGAAGCAGTTGGAATAGCAAAAGACCTTGGATTACCGCCACCAATTCCTCTCCCACAAGTCAGACTCGGTTCAAACCCAAAACAAGGGCAAATAGGACCAGAAGTAGCCTAAAAAAAGAGAGAGTAACAGCTTTAAATAAAAACAACTCGATACAGGATTTCGATGAAAACCATTGTTTTATCTCTTGGAGGTTCAGTTGTTCTTTCAGATGAAGCAAACCCCTCTTTTTTAAAACAGATCGCAGAGCTTCTCCAGAAAATAAGCTCCAACTACAAACTCTATGTTATCGTCGGTGGAGGAACGATCGCTCGACAATATATCAACCTTGGTAGGATGCTTGGATTTCCTGAAAACCTTCTTGATCAGCTTGGTATCGACATCACCCGTGTCAATGCCCGAGTATTAACCAATCTTCTACCTGACTCGAACAAAGAAATACCTTATACCACCGCTCAAGCAATCAAACTTACCAATAAAATCATCGTCATGGGTGGTACTGAACCACAGCATAGCACAGATCTTGTTGGTGCCGAAATCGCTCAAAAAACCACGGCAGAGCGATTTGTCAACGCAACCAACGTGGATGGAATCTATGATAAAGATCCAAAAAAGCATCCTGATGCAAAAAAGATATCGGAAATTACAATCGACGAATTAATAAAAATCTATGGTACTCGTTGGGAAGCTGCTGGAAAAAATGTCTTCATGGATGGACCAGCATTATCCGTCATCAAAAAAGCTCGCATTCCAACATTCATCGTCAATGGAAAAAAACTTGATCAACTCGAAAATGCCCTACTCGGGAAACACTTCGATGGAACAACTATTCTCGTCTAAACCACCATCAGTTAAAAAAAAATGCTTGCTTATTTTTCAAATAAATTTTGAATCATCCATTCAGGATCAAACGGTCGCTGATCTTCGTATCCCTGTCCAACACCAACAAAAAGAAGAGGTTTTCCTAACGTGTATGCTATCGACAGTGAACTACCTCCTTTTGCATCAGCATCAACTTTATTCAGAATAACCCCATCAATACCAACGACTTCGTGAAAACGCTTCGCCTGTTCAACAGCATCATTTCCTGACAACGCATCACCAACAAAAATAATCAGATCAGGTTTTGCTACGCGTTTAATTTTTGCCATTTCATCCATCAAATTAGAATTCGTCTGCATCCGACCAGCAGTATCAAGCAAGACTACATCTCGATGCTTTGCCTTTGCATGTTCAATTGCATCAAAAGCAACAGCTGCAGGATCTGATCCTGGGCCATGCTTTACGATTTTCACACCAATATTTTCAGCATGGATACTGAGTTGTTCGATTGCCCCTGCTCGAAATGTATCACCAGCCGCTAGCACACAGGTGATGCCGTGTTTTTTCAACAACGTTGCAATCTTTGCAATTGCCAGCGTCTTTCCGGTACCATTCACTCCAACAAACATAATGACAACTGGTTTTTTTTTCTGTTTTTTAATATACTCTAGAAAATCAAATTCACTTCTTTTCAATACGTGAAGGATTGCATTTTTAAGAATTGTTTCAATAAAATCACTTGTTTTCACTTTATAAAAGGGAACTGTAGAAAACTCTTTTTTAATATCATTTTTTATTGACTGAATCACCGAATAAGCAACGTCTGATTCAAGCAACCCAATCTCAAGTTCCCAGAGAAGGTCGTCAAGTTTTGCATCATCGATAACTTTTGCTGTTTTTTGATCAGCAGGAACTTCCTGTTCAATACGTTTTCGAGTATCAACAATTTGTTGCAACTCTCGTTCAATGCTTTCTTCGATTTGCCGGTCAAGTTTCTTTTTGCTGTCGTCACCTCCAGGAGTGGTACGTTGTTGAACTTTTTCAGCACGTTTCCGAGATATAACCTGTGGTTGAACTGGTTGCGCCTGAGCAGTATCTGCTTTTTCAGAAATATCTGAGGATATAACAGCACTCGGAGGAGATTCTTTAACTGGTGCCTCTGACCGCTGTTCTTTCTGTAGTTCAGATTGGAGTTCAGTTTCAATTTCCTCTTCGAGTTTTTGTTCAAAAATTTTGAGTTTTTTCTTTAAAAAATTAAACATTCTTAAACCCTACATGCCCCTTACATTTTTGTTTCATCAATCATCTTCTGTGTTTTCTTTGATAATTCGGCAGCTTCTTGTTCAAGTCGCTGACCCATCTGCAGTAATTTCTGTTGACTTTCTGAAAGACTTTGAATGCGTTCATCTATTTTTTTAACTGCTTCCTCAGATGTTTTTTCGATAACAATATCAGCACCGACGCCGACAAGAACCTTTGATGTATCGCCAAGCATCCCCTGCAGATACACACCACCACCAATCGGTATCAAAATTTCTGATTTCTGCGCTGTTTTTTGAATTGATTCAACAGTCATCTTTGCTTTATACATATCCGCCATTGCTGCTTGAACCATCTGCATCTGGATATCAATAGTGTTGAGTTGCTCCTTATAATACTCAAGTAACGTCATGTTACGTGTAATTTCTTGTTCTGTTGCCATACATATCACTTTTTCATGTCAGACTGGTATCCATTATAAAAGAACCGGTTATTAAGCTATTTCTTATAAAAATCACAGAAAAAAAAGAGTACAACCCTGGTTTTTAAGAAAAATATTTATATCCATGTGTAGTTGTAGCATTCAGAGAGGCGTTCGCAAAAGGAGAAGGGATATGGAAGGAATGGAATTCAGCAAAGAATTTGTAGAAAAACTATCAAGAATACTGTTTTACCAAGACGTCGAGAGCGAGTTCATCGCTGAAAAAACCTCTAAAGCTCAGATAACCAACAACATGCAACCAGAATTTGACCGGATGAAACGATCAGACCAATTCTAAATTTTTCTTTTCCTGTTTTTTTTAACAATAATTTAACAATAATGAATCACCATATACGACAAGACATATACTTTTTTAAACCACAAATCATAGAGGTGTACTATGAGAATCTACGCAGCAGCAGACATCCACGGAGCACAATACCGACTCAATCTTATTTTAAACAATATACAAAAATACGCACCAGATCTCATGATTATCTGTGGCGATATCACCCAGTTTGGACCAGCAGATGTTGCAACCAACTTTCTCAACCAACTACCACTCGAAACTCTAGCACTTCATGGAAACATAGACACACCTGATGTACCACCAGCGATTACGAACAGCAAGGCAATCAACATTGACCGCACCCATATAACAATTAAAAACCAGGAATTCATTGGTATTGGCGGTGATCTTTCAGAACCGTTTACCAAAACATTGATTCATCGTGGAAAAAAAACACAACCACTCAATGAACTCATCACGAAAAAAACAATCCTTGTTACTCATGTACCTCCCTATGGCTTTCAGGATACCACATTTCTTGGACATCACATTGGCAACAAAGAACTCAAAGAGGTACTTGAAACCTATGAACCATTTCTTATCATCTGTGGTCATGTCCATGAGGATCCCGGATACACAACGTACAAGAATACAACGATTGTCAACTGCAGCCTCGGGAAAAAAACAGAAGGTGCACTCATTGACATAAACGATGCTATAACTGTTCAACTTCTAGAATAGCATCCTTTGTTCCGGTATTTACCTTAAATAATACTAAGAATTGTCTTCGAAATTTTTATGTAGAAGAACTGTATACGATCTGCTGATCATTATGGAGCCCGAAGATGAAAGTAAGAACTGGCGGCAGGAGGCTGAATATTTTATTACCCGCTGGGAAATTGAAACGGAGCAGATCAAAGAAAAAGAACTTGACCCAGAACAATGCTGTCAGATTTCAGATACATTTCATCGTGATACCGAAGGACTTCTTGTAAAAAAACCAGCTACGCCTGTCCATCATGACATCCTAGTCCGGCTTGACCAGCTTGAAAATACATTAAACACAACACTAGCTATGGTCTGTACCTGTTCCAAAGAAATAAAAAAATAGAGAACTGGATTGTATCTCTTTATGAGATCCATAAAATACGTTTTTTAAGAAGTACGTTAAGAGCGAGTGAACCAAGCCGGAATTACCAAGTTCTTGTCAGGAGATACGTCAACCTAAACCTTTTTTACAGTTAGTTGAACTAGAGATCTTGCTGGATTACTCAAACGATGCCCAACCATAGTTTATTCATACTGCTGCCGTCGAGCGTGTCGATCAAATTGACCATAAACTCAACACAACATCAGCCATGAAATGCTCTTGCTCCGAACAGTCAGTATAAAGTTTTTTACCTGGTTTTGTACAGCATCAGATACGTACCATCATTGAGTTGGATAACCGAGGCATCTGCAGTAACTGTCCCTACGTTCGATTGGAATCTCGATGATGTTTTTGTGAACCACAAGCCATCTTGCGATGTTGAGATATCAATACCAATCGTATAAAGATAATAGGTTCCATTGTGATAGAAAACGTCAGGAACTGTGCCACCATGATATGCAGGTCCTTTCTCGGTAAAGGTAAGTCCGTCTGTTGAAATCGCAGAAAGTATCTGATTGCTCATGATATAACCCACATAGAGATACCACGTGTTACCAACACAGACGACATCAGGATCAAATATTGCTTCTTTCTCAAATCGTATCCCGTCTTCTTGAATGAAGTGTCGTCCGTCGGTAGAAATAGCAGAATAAATCTTATTTGTTCCAGGTGGGCTATGAGACGACCGTCCTTCATTAATATCAAAATAGTAGAGTCGTATGCGTCCATCATCAAGGAGGAGTGGTGCAGGATCGACAGGAACTTTCTCGCCAATCCCTTCAAAAGATACGTACTCTTTTGGCGACCAAGTTTGACCGTTATCCTCTGAACGGATGAGACCAATCTGCTCTGGTTTTCCATTCTCAGAAACATCCACGAAGTAGACGTAGATAATACCGTTTTTGTAAACTGCGCCAGGGACAGAAGCATGTTCCGCAAGTATCCGTTGCGAATCCGTCCAATTGAGGAGATCCGTACTTGTCGCAAACGAAATCTTATCTTTGTAGGGACCTTCATTCATCTGAGACCATTGATAGAGGTTTGTGTCTTTTTCGTTGTCGTTGTTATCCGATTCTACATTGTTTTCCTTATTTTCAGTGGGCAGTGGTTGTGTACATCCACTCAAGCAAGCAATAAGAAGTACTACACATAGTTCGAGCATAATGTACCAGTTTTTCATGATATATCTCCTCATAAAGGGAATTTATTTGAACCTTAAAGTTTTTTTCATGGATGTTTATAGAGGTAAAAGGATAACGGTTAGTACTTTTCTTCAAAAGTTGATCAACAAGCAAAAACAGTATAAAATTAAAAAAAAATTAATTCAGACTAGCACATGCGGATTGCTTTTTTTCTATCATTGGTACAAGAAATAAGAAAAGTATCATCATTAAATCGATCTGAAGTGATTGTTGGAAATAACTTAATGGGCCAGGCCGGAATTGAACAGGCGATCTCCGCGTTGTAAGCGCGACGTCATAACCACTAGACCACTGGCCCAACAACAAGATGCGAAATATGCTTATTGTTTTAGTATTTTACCATACGAACTGATATAAAATCCTAAAGATATAACTGTGTACCTCTTATGAAGCACAAGACGTTATCTAGAAGTAACATAAAACATCAAACAACGCTCATCATTGAACATTGCGAACCAGAACTTTCTACCTGGCTGCTGCTTGAATATCAACATTGCGTAAAAATCTGGGAAAAAACAATTGTTTTTACTCGAGTTCATGACAAAAAATCTGAAAAAAAACTAACAACTCTTGGAATCGTTGAACCAAGAACTGCAAATGAGATGTTCGCAGGGAAAAAATGTATCATTCTTGACCCTCTTGCAAAAAAGCCACTAACAACAAGAGATTTTGAAAAGCTTGACGGAATCATTATTGGTGGCATTCTCGGGTATAAAAAACCGCGGGGACGAACTAAAGAACTCATCACCAAGCATTCATCATTTGAATCTCGACATCTAGGAAAAATTCAACTCACTATCGACAGCGCTGTTTTTGTTGCAAAAGCAATCATGCTTGGTATGAAACTTTCAGATATTGAAATCACCACAGAAGTTGAAATTGTTCACAATGAGATACATTCAACGATACTGCCGTTTGGATACCCAATACTTAATAACACTGTGATATTTACTCCTGGTTTAATTGAATATCTGCAAAAAACAATGTAAAAAAACTTTTATCTTTACTTCGTTGTACGCAGTAACTATTTGAGTTACGCACATCTCAACAGTTTTATCTTACTGGAAAAAAGTATCTTGCACCTCGTTCAAATATTTCTGAATCCGCATCAAACCTTCATCGATCAACGCATGATCGTAACACAAGGGGCCATACGACAAACGAACTGCATACTCCATACTTGGACCAAAACCAGAACCAGGAATCAACAAAACCCCAGTGTTTTTTAACACTCGTTCAACAAAACGAGTAGGATTCTCAGCATGTGGCGTTGGACAACAGGTATACAAACCTCCGTCAGGGACAAGATATTTCCAACCAAGATGCCGATCAAGTGCAGATAACATCACTTGAGCAGTTTTTTTATAAAGATTTCGTGTAGCATCGATACTCATTTTCAATGTTTTGTCATCGAGTGTTTCTTCAAGAAATCGAGCAGTTGCCATACTATGTAACGTATCAGGGGATAAAAGCAGTGATTCATTGATTTTTTCACACCCTGCTATAATTTTTTCATCTGCTTCAACCCACCCAAACCGCCGCCCAAGACTTGACAACCATTTTGAGTTCGAATGTATTGTAACAAGATTTGGTTTTTTTATTGGAGACCACGAATAACAATTTGGCATCTCGTCAAACCAGAGTGCTTTATATGCATGATCAAGAACAAGAAAACCATGATAATCGTTCATAATCTCTGAAGCAGCTGAAAGAAAATCATTACTTGGAATTTGACTTGTTGGATTATCAGGAACAGGAATTACAAACACCTTCGCACCATCAGAACAATATTTTTTCAAAACCTCAAGAGATACATCAGGTTCAGATAGATACGTCCAAGTTTCAGGATCAAGTGCAGGAACAAAATGTATCTCAGACCCAGGCAATGCACATCGAACAGCATTCAGATAATTAGCGTAGGTTGGGTCAAGAACACAAACACCATCACCAGGATCACACAACACTCTCAACACATCATGAAACAGTTGGGTTGACGAATGACCTAAAAGAATATTTGAAGGAGTCAAACCTCGAAGATTATAGATTTCCTGCTCAAAACGACACAGCTGCTCCCGACAATGATACGAACCAACAATTGAACTATATCGCCCGCTCTCATGAAACCATTCTTTATTCTTGACAATTTCAAAATATATCTCTTGAAGTTGTTGAGGCGCATAATGATTGCACCATCCGCCACCAAACGAAATCATTCTTTTTGGATCTAAACCAAGTTGCCTGATATGATGAGGTTCAGCCATTTTCATAATTGTTTGAATGGGCGAAAGACTGGACAACGACTGCTCAACAAGCTTTGACAATAACAACGGTTTTTGATTTTTCTTCAATGACACCATGCAAGATCAATAAGGAAAGTATTACTTTTAAGTTTTTGTTAAAAAATATTTTATTTTATCTTCTGCAACACAGACAGATAAAAAATATCGCCGAAAGGAACCATGGTAAACGCACCAAATCTCGTTCTTGACAGTAGATCATTCAAAACAAAATCATCAAACCAGGAACATCGAAAACCACGTTCCAGTGTCAGAAACGCTTCAACCACTTGATCCGTTTCATCGGGAGTAAATGTACAGACTGAATACATCAGAAACCCATTTCTGTCGAGTTTCTGTGCAGCCTCTCTAAGGATATCAAGTTGATTTTTTGGGAAGTCGCCAGAACCAGGTACATATTTTGCCTCAGGATTTCTGCGAGCTGCGCCAATACCAGTACACGGAGCATCAACAAGAACAACATCAAAACCACCAGGTGGTATTTTTTGATCACAAATAACATTGGCATGATATGCCTGACAACGCTTCTCTAAAATAGCTTGTTTCTCAAGATTAATATCATATGCGTAAATAGTTTTCATATTTCGTCCAAACGAAGCCATTGCAAGAGACTTACCACCATTCCCTGCACAGTAATCAAGAATACGTTCACCATGACTTGCAGCAAAAAAAGCGACCAACTGACTACTTTCATCCATTACATGCGCAGAACATTCTTTCACTGCTGATGAATACCTGCCTAATGAACTTGTCAAAACTGCAGTTTCAAGATGCGATGTTTCAGCTGGAAGTTGTTCGCGTCGTAACAACGAAACAACCTGATCAGGTGAGCTTTTATTCAAATTCACACACAGTGTTGTCGGCGGTTTTTCATTTATATATTTTGCCCAATCTAAATGATTTTTCAACACCGATGCAACATACGGCGAACACGAATACTGGTCTTCAAAAGAGTTAATACCACTCGTATCACGAACACCATGAACCGCAAGATCAACATATACTTCTGGTGTTTTTTTCAAACCTTTGCTTGCAATCATATCATCATAGAGATTCTTCCAACGAACCACATCATGAACAATCTCAGCAACCTGCTCACGCTGTTCATTTGACAACGATGACGATGGTAAAATATCCCGAAGACACCGACTCATGTTTCCTTTTTTCAGATACTTTGCAACCACTTTGATTGCACTCTCATGAACAATCAGAGAACCATCAAACAACGTGTATCCTCACCTACAATAAAAAATATTTTTTACATCATCTTGCTAATTATCAATCCCTAAACCAAGTTTTTTTGCAACCTCTTTGTATCGATTTCGAATAGTTACCTCAGTTACACCAGCAACATCAGCAACCTCTCTTTGTGTTCGACGCTCACCACACAACACCGATGCAATATACAATGATGCAGCAGCAATTCCTGTTGGTCCGCGGCCACTCGTCAACTCTTTTTTTGCAGCCTCATTCAAGATATCAATGCATTTTGCCTGCACATCCCTACTGAGTTTTAACTCGCTACAGAATCGAGAGATATAATCCTGCGGCGACGTCGGCATAAGTTTTAATCCAAGTTCACGAGCAATAAAACGATAATTCCGCCCGATCTCCTTACGGGACATATGAGCAACATCGCTAATCTCATCTAAGGTTCGTGGCACGTTACACTGCCGACACGCAGCATACAGACTTGCAGCAGCAACACCATCAACACTTCGACCGCGAATCAAATTCTTCATCACCGCCTTCCGATAAATCATCGCAGCGGTTTCTCGTACAGTACGAGGCAATCCAATACCTGATGAAAGACGGTCAAGCTCAGTTAACGCAACCGCAAGATTACGCTCTGATGCATTACTCACCCGAGATCTACTCTGCCATTTCCGCATCCGAAACAGCTGCGCACGATTCCGCGTTGGAATTGACTTACCATATGAATCCTTATTCTGCCAGCTGATCATCGTTGAAAGACCTTTGTCATGAATCGTATACGTCATCGGTGCGCCAACACGAGCACGTTTCTCCTGCTGATCAGAATCAAACGCACGCCATTCCGGCCCATGATCAATGAGATCCTCATCAATAACAAGACCACACGAATTACACACCAGCTCAGCCCTGCTGTAATCTTTGGTCAAATGCGTACTTCCACATTCAGGACATTGCGTGATTTCTTCGATCTTCTGTTTGTCTTTTTTCACCAAGGAATTCCAATCCCCCGCGAACTATTTTTCAGATACATTCAGATAACAGAATAAACAGGGTATCACGCAGGGTATATAAATATGCAGGGTAGATAATCAAAAAGATACACAACCTTTTTTTCAGCAATGAATCGCAACATTCTTGTACACGTGTCTTCTATCGATTTTTTGACAAGCAGAGCACGTCACAACAAAAAAATAAAACCAACGAGGAGATGAAGATCTACGGAAATTGCTTTCTTCGGAGACAGTCTCACCAAAGGAACCCTTGGTGCTTCTTTCCTGAAGATACTTGCCCAAAAACTGCCAGACGACACTCTTTTGAACTTCGGCAAAAACGGCGACACCATCCATGGGTTGTATAAAAGAATCAAACGACTTCCACCAACCATCAAACCTGATCTCGGATGTATCTGGATAGGAACCAATGATATCCTCACCCACATATCATCAGGGTACAACCTGTCTACGAAACCCTCCAAAAAACCATGGCAAGACAACCACGATGCATATCAAAAGGACTACCAGAACCTCCTTGATGATCTTACCAAAAGAATCCCTGCGATCATTACTCTTCCCCCCATCCTTATCGGAGAAGATGTTAACAATCTCTGGAATCAAGAACTCGATGCACTGGCATATATGATTGAAACCCTCTCAAAACAGTATCCAACAGTTACCTACTTCAACCTTCGGGACGTATTCATCAAAGAACTCATGCAAAAAAAATCATCTCGATATCTCCGCCCAACAATCCCAGCAGTTCTTTTTGATAAAATAGCGTGCACCACAGCACAAAACATGGACGTATACGCACAAAAACGAGGGCTTTTTTTCACCATTGATGGAGTTCACCTAAATACCAAGG
This window contains:
- the pyrH gene encoding UMP kinase, which translates into the protein MKTIVLSLGGSVVLSDEANPSFLKQIAELLQKISSNYKLYVIVGGGTIARQYINLGRMLGFPENLLDQLGIDITRVNARVLTNLLPDSNKEIPYTTAQAIKLTNKIIVMGGTEPQHSTDLVGAEIAQKTTAERFVNATNVDGIYDKDPKKHPDAKKISEITIDELIKIYGTRWEAAGKNVFMDGPALSVIKKARIPTFIVNGKKLDQLENALLGKHFDGTTILV
- the ftsY gene encoding signal recognition particle-docking protein FtsY — encoded protein: MFNFLKKKLKIFEQKLEEEIETELQSELQKEQRSEAPVKESPPSAVISSDISEKADTAQAQPVQPQVISRKRAEKVQQRTTPGGDDSKKKLDRQIEESIERELQQIVDTRKRIEQEVPADQKTAKVIDDAKLDDLLWELEIGLLESDVAYSVIQSIKNDIKKEFSTVPFYKVKTSDFIETILKNAILHVLKRSEFDFLEYIKKQKKKPVVIMFVGVNGTGKTLAIAKIATLLKKHGITCVLAAGDTFRAGAIEQLSIHAENIGVKIVKHGPGSDPAAVAFDAIEHAKAKHRDVVLLDTAGRMQTNSNLMDEMAKIKRVAKPDLIIFVGDALSGNDAVEQAKRFHEVVGIDGVILNKVDADAKGGSSLSIAYTLGKPLLFVGVGQGYEDQRPFDPEWMIQNLFEK
- the pfdA gene encoding prefoldin subunit alpha codes for the protein MATEQEITRNMTLLEYYKEQLNTIDIQMQMVQAAMADMYKAKMTVESIQKTAQKSEILIPIGGGVYLQGMLGDTSKVLVGVGADIVIEKTSEEAVKKIDERIQSLSESQQKLLQMGQRLEQEAAELSKKTQKMIDETKM
- a CDS encoding metallophosphoesterase: MRIYAAADIHGAQYRLNLILNNIQKYAPDLMIICGDITQFGPADVATNFLNQLPLETLALHGNIDTPDVPPAITNSKAINIDRTHITIKNQEFIGIGGDLSEPFTKTLIHRGKKTQPLNELITKKTILVTHVPPYGFQDTTFLGHHIGNKELKEVLETYEPFLIICGHVHEDPGYTTYKNTTIVNCSLGKKTEGALIDINDAITVQLLE
- a CDS encoding pyridoxal phosphate-dependent aminotransferase; translated protein: MKKNQKPLLLSKLVEQSLSSLSPIQTIMKMAEPHHIRQLGLDPKRMISFGGGWCNHYAPQQLQEIYFEIVKNKEWFHESGRYSSIVGSYHCREQLCRFEQEIYNLRGLTPSNILLGHSSTQLFHDVLRVLCDPGDGVCVLDPTYANYLNAVRCALPGSEIHFVPALDPETWTYLSEPDVSLEVLKKYCSDGAKVFVIPVPDNPTSQIPSNDFLSAASEIMNDYHGFLVLDHAYKALWFDEMPNCYSWSPIKKPNLVTIHSNSKWLSSLGRRFGWVEADEKIIAGCEKINESLLLSPDTLHSMATARFLEETLDDKTLKMSIDATRNLYKKTAQVMLSALDRHLGWKYLVPDGGLYTCCPTPHAENPTRFVERVLKNTGVLLIPGSGFGPSMEYAVRLSYGPLCYDHALIDEGLMRIQKYLNEVQDTFFQ
- a CDS encoding RsmB/NOP family class I SAM-dependent RNA methyltransferase is translated as MFDGSLIVHESAIKVVAKYLKKGNMSRCLRDILPSSSLSNEQREQVAEIVHDVVRWKNLYDDMIASKGLKKTPEVYVDLAVHGVRDTSGINSFEDQYSCSPYVASVLKNHLDWAKYINEKPPTTLCVNLNKSSPDQVVSLLRREQLPAETSHLETAVLTSSLGRYSSAVKECSAHVMDESSQLVAFFAASHGERILDYCAGNGGKSLAMASFGRNMKTIYAYDINLEKQAILEKRCQAYHANVICDQKIPPGGFDVVLVDAPCTGIGAARRNPEAKYVPGSGDFPKNQLDILREAAQKLDRNGFLMYSVCTFTPDETDQVVEAFLTLERGFRCSWFDDFVLNDLLSRTRFGAFTMVPFGDIFYLSVLQKIK
- a CDS encoding transcription initiation factor IIB; this encodes MVKKDKQKIEEITQCPECGSTHLTKDYSRAELVCNSCGLVIDEDLIDHGPEWRAFDSDQQEKRARVGAPMTYTIHDKGLSTMISWQNKDSYGKSIPTRNRAQLFRMRKWQSRSRVSNASERNLAVALTELDRLSSGIGLPRTVRETAAMIYRKAVMKNLIRGRSVDGVAAASLYAACRQCNVPRTLDEISDVAHMSRKEIGRNYRFIARELGLKLMPTSPQDYISRFCSELKLSRDVQAKCIDILNEAAKKELTSGRGPTGIAAASLYIASVLCGERRTQREVADVAGVTEVTIRNRYKEVAKKLGLGIDN
- a CDS encoding SGNH/GDSL hydrolase family protein, producing the protein MAFFGDSLTKGTLGASFLKILAQKLPDDTLLNFGKNGDTIHGLYKRIKRLPPTIKPDLGCIWIGTNDILTHISSGYNLSTKPSKKPWQDNHDAYQKDYQNLLDDLTKRIPAIITLPPILIGEDVNNLWNQELDALAYMIETLSKQYPTVTYFNLRDVFIKELMQKKSSRYLRPTIPAVLFDKIACTTAQNMDVYAQKRGLFFTIDGVHLNTKGAHIVADAIHTIIQDYRLHPEMNP